A single Equus quagga isolate Etosha38 chromosome 8, UCLA_HA_Equagga_1.0, whole genome shotgun sequence DNA region contains:
- the FEZF1 gene encoding fez family zinc finger protein 1, with amino-acid sequence MDSSCHNGTAKMLATAPARGNMMSTSKPLAFSIERIMARTPEPRALPVPHFLQGAVPKGDPKPSLHLNSSIPCMIPFVPVAYDTSPKAGMTGSEPRKANLEAPAAPAAAPAAPAFSCSDLLNCALSLKGDLARDALPLQHYKLVRPRVVNHSSFHAMGALCYLNRGDNPCHPAPGVNIHPVASYFLSSPLHPQPKTYLAERNKLVVPAVEKYPAGVAFKDLSQAQLQHYMKESAQLLSEKIAFKTSDFSRGSPNAKPKVFTCEVCGKVFNAHYNLTRHMPVHTGARPFVCKVCGKGFRQASTLCRHKIIHTQEKPHKCNQCGKAFNRSSTLNTHTRIHAGYKPFVCEFCGKGFHQKGNYKNHKLTHSGEKQFKCNICSKAFHQVYNLTFHMHTHNDKKPFTCPTCGKGFCRNFDLKKHVRKLHDSSLGLARTPAGEPGADPPPPLQQPAPATLPPLPPPLPPPGPLQTGLHPGHQ; translated from the exons ATGGACAGTAGCTGCCACAACGGGACTGCCAAAATGTTAGCGACTGCTCCGGCCCGGGGCAACATGATGAGCACCTCCAAACCCTTGGCTTTCTCCATCGAACGAATCATGGCGCGCACCCCCgagcccagggccctgcccgTCCCCCACTTCTTGCAGGGAGCCGTGCCCAAGGGGGATCCCAAGCCCTCTCTGCATCTTAACTCGTCGATCCCCTGCATGATCCCCTTCGTACCTGTGGCTTACGACACGAGTCCCAAGGCAGGAATGACGGGCTCGGAGCCGCGGAAGGCGAATCTGGAGGCTCCGGCGGCGCCGGCAGCGGCTCCCGCAGCGCCCGCGTTCAGCTGCAGCGACCTGCTCAACTGCGCGCTGAGTCTCAAGGGTGACCTGGCCCGCGACGCGCTGCCGCTGCAGCACTACAAGCTGGTAAGGCCGCGCGTGGTCAACCATTCTTCCTTTCACGCCATGGGAGCCCTGTGCTACCTGAATCGAGGGGACAACCCGTGCCACCCGGCGCCCGGCGTTAACATCCACCCGGTGGCCTCCTACTTTCTCAGTTCCCCTTTGCACCCGCAGCCAAAAACGTATTTAGCAGAAAGGAATAAACTGGTGGTCCCAGCGGTGGAGAAGTACCCCGCGGGAGTAGCTTTCAAAGACTTGTCTCAGGCTCAGCTGCAGCATTACATGAAAGAAAGCGCCCAGCTTCTGTCGGAAAAAATCGCGTTCAAAACCTCTGACTTCAGCCGAGGCTCTCCTAATGCCAAGCCCAAAGTTTTCACTTGCGAAGTGTGTGGAAAG GTCTTCAACGCGCATTATAACTTAACCCGTCACATGCCGGTGCACACGGGAGCCAGACCCTTCGTTTGCAAAGTGTGTGGAAAGGGTTTCCGGCAGGCCAGCACCCTGTGCAGGCACAAGATCATTCACACCCAG GAAAAACCTCACAAATGTAACCAGTGTGGCAAAGCATTTAATAGAAGTTCCACGTTAAACACGCATACTCGCATTCACGCAGGCTACAAACCGTTTGTGTGTGAATTCTGTGGCAAAGGATTTCATCAAAAAG GCAATTACAAAAACCACAAGTTGACCCACAGCGGGGAGAAGCAGTTCAAGTGCAATATCTGCAGCAAGGCTTTCCACCAGGTTTACAACCTCACCTTCCACATGCACACCCACAACGACAAGAAGCCCTTCACCTGCCCCACGTGCGGCAAGGGCTTCTGCAGGAACTTTGACCTCAAGAAGCACGTCCGCAAGCTGCACGacagcagcctggggctggcGCGCACACCTGCTGGGGAGCCGGGAGCCGACCCGCCGCCCCCTCTACAGCAGCCAGCGCCCGCGACGCTGCCTCCtctgccgccgccgctgccgccccCTGGGCCCCTGCAGACCGGGCTCCACCCGGGCCACCAGTGA